Proteins from one Archocentrus centrarchus isolate MPI-CPG fArcCen1 chromosome 8, fArcCen1, whole genome shotgun sequence genomic window:
- the LOC115785145 gene encoding coenzyme Q-binding protein COQ10 homolog, mitochondrial: MTNKATPLLLKALREVSEAHSSKVVRGNTKRANFSVLSSCGVLAARRASLQFCTPLSTPSRSFINLAAPITNRRMEYTECRTLGYTAEQMYSVVASVNQYQHFVPWCKKSRVLRARNGGFLAELEIGFPPLVERYISEVTVVPNHQVRAVCTDGSLFSHLETIWRFSPGDRNLPDSCKVEFYVSFEFKSLLHSQLASVFFDEVVKQMVSAFESQAARLYVNQEEVPMRRRSA, from the exons atgaccAACAAGGCGACTCCTCTTCTCCTCAAAGCGCTGCGGGAGGTATCTGAAGCCCACTCCTCAAAGGTTGTGCGGGGAAACACTAAAAGAGCAAATTTCAG TGTCTTAAGCTCTTGTGGGGTCCTGGCAGCAAGAAGGGCCAGCCTCCAGTTCTGCACCCCCCTGAGCACACCAAGCCGAAGCTTTATCAACCTGGCAGCTCCCATCACCAACCGCAGGATGGAGTATACTGAGTGCCGGACATTAGG GTACACTGCAGAGCAGATGTACAGTGTGGTGGCCAGCGTGAACCAGTACCAACACTTTGTTCCCTGGTGTAAGAAGTCTCGGGTCTTGAGGGCGCGAAACGGTGGCTTCCTGGCAGAGCTGGAAATAGGTTTCCCCCCTCTTGTTGAGCGATATATCTCTGAGGTCACTGTCGTTCCAAACCACCAAGTCAGG GCTGTATGTACTGACGGATCCCTCTTCAGCCATCTTGAAACAATATGGAGGTTTTCCCCTGGAGACAGAAACCTACCAGACTCCTGCAAAGTAGAATTCTAT GTATCATTTGAGTTCAAGTCTCTTCTGCACTCTCAACTGGCCAGCGTTTTCTTCGATGAAGTGGTTAAGCAGATGGTCAGTGCCTTTGAGTCACAGGCAGCAAGACTTTACGTAAACCAGGAGGAGGTACCGATGAGGAGACGGTCAGCATGA
- the hsd17b1 gene encoding 17-beta-hydroxysteroid dehydrogenase type 1 — MDKKVVLITGCSSGIGLSLAVRLASDPDKTFKVYATMRNLAKKERLLESVKDLHRDTLDILQMDVTDWQSILDARDRVVEKRIDILVCNAGVGLVGPLEVQSLDSMRHILEVNLLGTIQTIQAFLPKMKAQNQGRILVTGSTGGLHGLPFNEVYCASKFAIEGACESLAILLQHFNIHVSLIECGPVHTDFLVNLQKAELGDTSLQQVDTQTLKLYEKYLQHCSSIFQNAAQDTEDVVKVFLDAIQSPSPAFRYFTSSAGPPVTKLKVTEPDGSYISAMSKVIFSGEEQQFCS; from the exons ATGGACAAAAAGGTGGTCCTGATCACAGGCTGCTCCTCAGGGATTGGTCTCAGCCTGGCTGTCCGGCTTGCCTCTGACCCAGACAAAACATTCAAAG TGTATGCCACAATGAGAAACCTGGCCAAGAAGGAGCGTCTTTTAGAAAGTGTGAAAGACCTACACAGGGACACTTTGGACATACTCCAAATGGATGTGACCGACTGGCAGTCCATCCTGGATGCAAGAGACAGGGTGGTGGAGAAACGCATCGACATTCTGG TGTGTAATGCTGGTGTGGGTTTAGTGGGGCCACTGGAAGTGCAGTCTTTGGACTCAATGAGGCATATCCTGGAGGTTAACCTCTTAGGTACCATCCAGACCATCCAGGCCTTCCTGCCAAAGATGAAAGCTCAAAACCAGGGACGCATTCTGGTCACTGGCAGCACGGGAGGACTTCACG GGCTCCCATTTAACGAGGTCTACTGTGCCAGTAAATTTGCAATAGAGGGAGCATGTGAGAGTTTGGCCATCCTCCTGCAACACTTCAACATTCA TGTGAGTCTCATTGAGTGTGGTCCAGTCCACACTGACTTCTTGGTCAACCTGCAGAAGGCGGAGCTCGGGGACACATCTCTCCAACAGGTTGATACCCAAACACTCAAGCTGTATGAAAAATACCTGCAGCATTGTAGCTCCATTTTCCAAAATGCCGCACAAGACACGGAAGACGTTGTAAAG GTATTTCTAGATGCCATCCAGTCACCCAGCCCTGCCTTCAGATACTTCACCAGCAGTGCTGGGCCACCTGTTACCAAACTGAAGGTCACAGAACCAGATGGCTCATACATCAGCGCTATGAGCAAAGTCATTTTCTCAGGGGAGGAGCAACAATTTTGCAGCTAA